TATACGTGTtaactttatatatgtttgaaattttttgtaaaaataaaacatacttaatataactatataCATGAATATCACACATCCTAGATGTGATAAATATAATCTACCAGATAACTCTAcatcttttaaataatttaatttttttaaaacaattagTAGTATTCCAAGTAGTATATGGACGCTAGCTAAAACACAAATCtgaaatactttttttttcatgctTTTTCTTAAATACTTAAAATCAGCATTTGCCATATAACtaactaaatttttataatatattttgtctagccttttattttttactgtgATTCCCGTTTTAGTATTAGATGattccatttttttgtattctccattattttttatttccttctttatacatttaatatttgaatgtttttcctttttatgtGCCGCCATTATTCGACACAATCTCACatctaattttataataaatttagaaTTATCATATGTGGATCTCTGATAAGGgctcgaaaaaaaaaaaaatatatttgtcatttaaagaaatatgtaatattttgcttaaaaaaagaattaataaatataaaatttgaaaaatatggaaaatataaatataattaaataatataatcataCCATATCATCCTTAAAATGACATATCCaaaataaaaggataaataccgcagttttaattaataaatattgcaCAAAATTTTGCTCCATGATACATATTCTtgatatttgaatatattcagaatgaaaaataattagcAATTCTGTAATATACACCAAATATAGAAAGATGCTActttcaatattttaattttgtttcaacattttttatattttcataaattctCACTAAAATGTGAGGATAATATATTGcatagtataaaaaaatttaatttaaaaaaataacttaaaatatttatcattatgttttttataatgaagTATCTCcaattataataatctaATTCGAATTTTAACTTAAATAtccaaaatataaaaattaattatttaacacTACAGTAATTATTAACGTATTATAtggaataattaaaaaaaaaaaaataaaaacatttatttcgacatatttttaaatattgtttCTATTTATCAtatcaaacatatataatgtggagactaaaaaataatatacattaatgttttaattataaatttaaaaatatatattgaactAGTCATGCTAATTTATACAAACTCTGTCATATAGTTGTTCACTGTTATAATTGAGGgtagttaatataaaataataattaaaaattaatatttaaaaaaacaattttccattttaaaaaactacAGGTTATTccgaaataattatatttaaattaatatatgcataaaatataatatattattctaaatattttttttcgtaatacataatatctgaaaatttttataatataaaaagtttaaacaataataattatttttttatcataaatatataaaatatattgttcattttttggaatacatt
The genomic region above belongs to Plasmodium malariae genome assembly, contig: PmUG01_00_30, whole genome shotgun sequence and contains:
- the PmUG01_00056800 gene encoding Plasmodium exported protein, unknown function: MEQNFVQYLLIKTAVFILLFWICHFKDDMRSTYDNSKFIIKLDVRLCRIMAAHKKEKHSNIKCIKKEIKNNGEYKKMESSNTKTGITVKNKRLDKIYYKNLVSYMANADFKYLRKSMKKKVFQICVLASVHILLGILLIVLKKLNYLKDVELSGRLYLSHLGCVIFMYIVILSMFYFYKKFQTYIKLTRIKADIYNTAYPSFRKVDLYKD